DNA from Sulfurirhabdus autotrophica:
CCGTTCGAGTAGAGGATGCCTATCATAGCTTGTCGATTGAGCGGTATCGTGTAACCCTGGAGCTGATCCGCAAGATTGCCGAGGAGGGCTGGGATCCCCTTAACAACGAGGATGATATGAAGCAAGTGGCCGCCATGGCCGCCAAAGGTTATCTCGACGCCTTCGATCTAGTGAAAGACGATGTGGTGCAGGCTTACACCTCCCGGGAGACCGATACCCTGTTGGGTAGTCGTCTCTTCTCCGAACAGCACCAGGTTTGGTACCAAAAACTGTTTGGTCCTTCAGTGAATGCAGGCATCCTTGAGCGTGCTGACCTAGTGGGGTATCGCCGGCATATGGTGTTTCTACGGGGGTCGCTCCATTCGCCACCCCATTACGACTACGTGCTTGATGGCATGGAAGCCTTGCGTGAATGCTTCAGCCAGGAGCCAGATGCGTACGTACGTGCAGTGCTCGGGCATTGGCTGTTTGGTTTTATCCATCCTTACATGGACGGCAATGGCCGTATGGCTCGTTTCACCATGAATCTGATGCTGGCCTCTGGCGGCTATCCGTGGACCATCATCCGGGTTGAGGATCGGGATCGGTATATGGGTGCGTTGGAATCGGCAAGCGCCTCGGACGACATCACGCCTTTTGCAAAGTTTTTGTCTGAATGTGTGGTTCGGGGCTCAAATTCGACGGCAAATCTCTGAGCGTTGTTGATTGATTAAGGCGTATCTCAGTCTTGAGGAGAGCGTGTCCGCAGTTTAGACGCCCAACGTTCTGCATAACCGGAAAAATAAATCCGCAAAGCGAAGCGGCTTTATTTTGTCCGTGTTTATGAAATGTTAAGCTTTAATCGGTCCAAGTACTCATCCCCAAGTCTACCGCCAAGGGTTCAAGCAATTCACGCTGAAATGGCCAATTTTCGAGAAGTCTCCGTTTTCTATATATGAGCATCCAGTAAATAAATAAGATGGTGCTTTGTTGATAAAAAACATTTTCAGGGTATCGATTTTTGATTGTATCTGGCAAGTAACTGTATTTAGGGTTAGTCAATAGGATTTGTATGTTATCAAAAAGTTTATCATCTATAAACTGTTCATATTCATCCCATATAACTATGGATGATTTTTGAAGGTGGGACTTAATGCCGGTAAGACTTAAATAAAGACCATCGAGCCTTTCAATAACACCATATTCTTGAAGAGGCCCGTAGTTCAGCTGTTTTGTTACAGAAGTAAAAAATTCATCAGTTGTTTCAATTAGCGCCATACTTTTAGCAACAGTACGATGCACTTCAGGTCGTACAGTTTTTTTTGTTTTATAAATTGCATCATGAGTTAACTCGGCATGAGCATGCTGCAAAAGTGTTCTAACTTGAAGTTCACAGGCCGTTGTCGCGGGGACATTAATGCCATGTGTAATTAAATTATCTTTCGGCCTTAAAATGTAGTGAACTGACTGATAGGTAAAAAGAAGGGGGTCCCTCTTTTTATCATCTTCAAAATGTTTGCACTCATCAAAGGTCCATTCGCTATTTCCTTTTACAATTTCGCATATTTCTTTTATGTCCTCCAATAGAAGAACTACAAATCGAGCACCAACTTTATCTTCTATTTGATTATAAGGATCTGAATACTGCTTTCCTGGGCGATAGAATGCTTTATCTACTAAAGAAGAGTCCTCTTTCAAGCGACACTTTGAAGGTATCTTCAAAAAAGTATCGGAATTCTTACCCATTTTTTCTAGTTCATAACATATCGAGTTTACGACATAATTACCCCACGCCTCATAAATAGGCTTATCTAATTTCCACTGATTTATAAATTCTAATTCATTCATTCTTGCTTAATAATTCTGTCCTTGATTATCACCTTCGTCCATTCTGCAGGAGAGCCAGACGCATCAATATCACCATCTATAGATTCAATAATAACAAGATCCTTGAAAACATCGGAAGGAGCGGTAATCTTTACATTGCTACGAAAGTTCACTTTTCTGAATTGCAATTGTTTTTCTATATGTTCTATGTCTTTAGTAAACGCATTATCGGGCAAGCCTGTACTCTTCATATACGCCGTGAACGTGTCTTGAAGATCGATATCATCTAGGTATTTTTCAGCAAAATCAGATGAACTAATTGTAGAAGACGTTTCAACTTTTAGATATGTCGTTAGCGCATTCAAAAGACTGCTCTTCCTTTCCTCTGTAGCGTTCATTTCAGATATAAATAGGCGCGTAGATTCGTAAAATTGTTTTGTAGTTCTAGCACTTGTTTCTGGATAGCCACACCCTAAAAAATCTGAGTAGAAATAATGAGCAGCAGC
Protein-coding regions in this window:
- a CDS encoding GTP pyrophosphokinase, with the translated sequence MNELEFINQWKLDKPIYEAWGNYVVNSICYELEKMGKNSDTFLKIPSKCRLKEDSSLVDKAFYRPGKQYSDPYNQIEDKVGARFVVLLLEDIKEICEIVKGNSEWTFDECKHFEDDKKRDPLLFTYQSVHYILRPKDNLITHGINVPATTACELQVRTLLQHAHAELTHDAIYKTKKTVRPEVHRTVAKSMALIETTDEFFTSVTKQLNYGPLQEYGVIERLDGLYLSLTGIKSHLQKSSIVIWDEYEQFIDDKLFDNIQILLTNPKYSYLPDTIKNRYPENVFYQQSTILFIYWMLIYRKRRLLENWPFQRELLEPLAVDLGMSTWTD